The following proteins are co-located in the Cupriavidus pauculus genome:
- the hflK gene encoding FtsH protease activity modulator HflK, with protein MPLFPRNPDSHFVPGSRAARLARWPRLRAIFSLNDPRWGRNGQDDEDKDKSRQQNQRPQDGPPDLDELWRDFNRRLNGLLGRKDNGGGGQGNGFGSRPSGRGSNIGAGVIVAAVIGIWLASGFFMVQEGQTAVILQFGKFKYTTGPGINWRAPWPIQSAEVVNLSAVRSVEVGRATSIKDSNLKDSSMLTQDENIIDVRFTVQYDIQDASEFLFFNKTDRGGDEELVTQAAETSVREIVGRNKMDAVLYENREQIAQGLAKSIQSILSAYKTGIRVISVNVQSVQPPEQVQAAFDDVNKASQDRERAISEGQAYANDILPRARGTAARLKEESEAYRARVVAQAEGDASRFRSVQTEYAKAPQVTRDRIYLETMQQIYSNSNKILVDAKAGNNLLYLPLDKLMSQVQGATPPAAAPGTTAPPTTDAPSPDIRSRESMRNRDRDVR; from the coding sequence ATGCCCCTGTTCCCTCGGAATCCTGACTCGCACTTCGTGCCAGGCAGCCGCGCCGCGCGGCTTGCTCGCTGGCCGCGCCTGCGCGCCATCTTCTCCTTGAACGACCCCCGCTGGGGCCGTAACGGTCAGGACGATGAAGACAAGGACAAGAGCCGCCAGCAGAACCAGCGGCCGCAGGATGGCCCGCCCGACCTGGACGAGCTCTGGCGCGATTTCAACCGCCGCCTGAACGGCCTGCTGGGCCGCAAGGACAACGGCGGCGGCGGGCAGGGCAACGGCTTCGGCTCGCGCCCGTCGGGCAGGGGCTCGAACATCGGCGCCGGCGTGATCGTGGCGGCCGTGATCGGCATCTGGCTGGCCAGCGGCTTCTTCATGGTGCAGGAAGGGCAGACCGCCGTGATCCTGCAGTTCGGCAAGTTCAAGTACACCACGGGCCCCGGTATCAACTGGCGCGCGCCGTGGCCGATCCAGTCGGCCGAGGTGGTCAACCTGTCGGCCGTGCGCTCGGTGGAAGTGGGCCGCGCGACGTCGATCAAGGACAGCAACCTCAAGGACTCGTCGATGCTGACGCAGGACGAGAACATCATCGACGTCCGCTTCACGGTGCAGTACGACATCCAGGACGCCAGCGAATTCCTGTTCTTCAACAAGACCGACCGCGGTGGCGACGAGGAACTGGTGACGCAGGCCGCCGAGACCTCGGTGCGCGAGATCGTCGGCCGCAACAAGATGGACGCGGTGCTGTACGAGAACCGCGAGCAGATTGCGCAGGGCCTGGCCAAGTCGATCCAGTCGATCCTGTCGGCATACAAGACCGGCATCCGCGTGATCTCGGTCAACGTCCAGAGCGTGCAGCCGCCCGAGCAGGTGCAGGCCGCGTTTGACGACGTGAACAAGGCCAGCCAGGATCGCGAGCGCGCGATCAGCGAAGGCCAGGCGTACGCCAACGACATCCTGCCGCGCGCACGCGGCACGGCGGCGCGCCTGAAGGAAGAATCCGAGGCCTACCGGGCCCGCGTGGTGGCGCAGGCCGAAGGTGACGCATCGCGCTTCCGCTCGGTGCAGACCGAGTACGCGAAGGCGCCGCAGGTCACCCGCGACCGCATCTACCTGGAGACCATGCAGCAGATCTACAGCAACTCGAACAAGATCCTCGTCGATGCCAAGGCCGGCAACAACCTGCTGTACCTGCCGCTCGACAAGCTGATGTCGCAGGTGCAGGGCGCCACGCCGCCGGCCGCCGCGCCGGGCACGACTGCGCCGCCGACGACGGATGCACCGTCGCCGGACATCCGCTCGCGCGAATCGATGCGCAACCGCGATCGCGACGTACGCTAA
- the hflC gene encoding protease modulator HflC: MNRLISFAIGLFILLAVVSSMLFVVDQRQYAVVFAFGEIKQVVREPGLHFKLPPPLQNVVFMDRRLQTIDVAANERFLTAEKKSMVVDWFVKWRITDPRKFFVAFGGNVRGAQDRMTQRIDAVAREEFGKRTVTDVVAGEREKVMQNIRVGMAEYAQSVGVEILDVRLKRVDLLPAISESVYRRMEAERKRVANELRSTGAAEGEKIRADADRQREVVLAEAYRDAQMVKGEGDAKASQIYADAFGRDPNFAQFWRSMEAYRSTFRDKGNVMVLEPNSDFFRYMRSSGGNTAPAASGGKK; the protein is encoded by the coding sequence ATGAATCGACTGATTTCCTTTGCCATTGGCCTGTTCATCCTGCTGGCCGTCGTGTCGTCGATGCTGTTCGTGGTCGACCAGCGCCAGTACGCCGTGGTGTTCGCCTTCGGCGAGATCAAGCAGGTCGTGCGCGAGCCGGGCCTGCATTTCAAGCTGCCGCCGCCGCTGCAGAACGTGGTCTTCATGGACCGCCGCCTGCAGACGATCGACGTAGCCGCCAACGAGCGCTTCCTGACCGCCGAGAAGAAGTCGATGGTCGTGGACTGGTTCGTCAAATGGCGCATCACCGATCCGCGCAAGTTCTTCGTCGCCTTTGGCGGCAACGTGCGCGGCGCCCAGGACCGCATGACGCAGCGGATCGACGCCGTGGCGCGCGAGGAATTCGGCAAGCGCACGGTGACCGACGTGGTGGCCGGCGAGCGTGAAAAGGTCATGCAGAACATCCGCGTCGGCATGGCCGAGTACGCGCAGTCCGTGGGCGTCGAGATCCTGGATGTGCGTCTCAAGCGTGTGGACCTGCTGCCCGCGATCAGCGAGTCGGTCTATCGCCGCATGGAGGCCGAGCGCAAGCGCGTGGCCAACGAACTGCGTTCGACCGGCGCCGCGGAAGGTGAGAAAATTCGTGCCGACGCCGATCGCCAGCGTGAAGTGGTGCTGGCCGAGGCGTACCGTGATGCCCAGATGGTCAAGGGCGAGGGCGATGCCAAGGCGTCGCAGATCTATGCCGATGCCTTCGGCCGGGATCCGAACTTCGCGCAATTCTGGCGCAGCATGGAAGCCTACCGCAGCACGTTCCGCGACAAGGGCAACGTGATGGTGCTGGAGCCGAACTCCGACTTCTTCCGCTACATGCGGTCGTCGGGCGGCAACACGGCGCCGGCCGCGTCAGGCGGCAAGAAGTAG
- a CDS encoding ATP phosphoribosyltransferase regulatory subunit, which yields MSNRWLLPENIADVLPSEARKIEELRRRMLDLFRTYGYELVMPPMLEYLESLLTGTGHDLDLRTLKLVDQLSGRTMGLRADITPQVARIDAHLLNRPGVTRLCYAGNVLHARPAGFHATREPIQIGAEIYGHAGLEADVEIQELMLAALQVAGLRDVRLDLCHAGILEALLAALPSVRQIEDALFAALETKDVPALRELTQGMPETERNALLALPTLYGGVEVIEKARQTLPASPAIGRALDELAALTAQVRGASVNIDLSDLRGYHYHSGVMFTAYVAGLPNYVARGGRYDKVGEAFGRARPATGFSLDLREVAALSPVEVRAQAVYAPWDADPALRTTIAALRAAGEIVIQSLPGHTHELDEFNCDRQLQRQGDTWVVVPR from the coding sequence ATGTCCAACCGCTGGCTCCTGCCTGAAAACATTGCCGACGTCCTGCCGTCGGAAGCGCGCAAGATCGAAGAACTGCGCCGCCGCATGCTGGACCTGTTCCGCACCTATGGCTACGAGCTGGTCATGCCCCCGATGCTGGAGTACCTGGAGTCGCTGCTGACCGGTACCGGGCATGACCTGGACCTGCGCACGCTGAAGCTGGTGGACCAGCTTTCGGGCCGTACGATGGGCCTGCGTGCCGATATCACGCCGCAGGTGGCGCGGATCGACGCGCACCTGCTGAACCGTCCCGGCGTGACGCGCCTGTGCTATGCCGGCAACGTGCTGCACGCGCGCCCGGCCGGGTTCCACGCCACGCGCGAGCCGATCCAGATCGGCGCGGAAATCTATGGCCATGCCGGCCTGGAAGCAGACGTCGAGATCCAGGAGCTGATGCTGGCTGCACTGCAGGTGGCGGGGCTGCGCGACGTTCGCCTGGACTTGTGCCACGCTGGCATCCTGGAAGCGCTGCTGGCGGCGCTGCCGTCGGTGCGCCAGATCGAGGACGCGCTGTTCGCCGCGCTGGAAACCAAGGACGTGCCGGCGCTGCGCGAACTGACGCAGGGCATGCCGGAGACCGAGCGCAATGCGCTGCTGGCGCTGCCGACGTTGTACGGTGGTGTGGAAGTGATCGAAAAGGCCCGCCAGACGCTGCCGGCCAGCCCGGCGATTGGCCGAGCGCTCGATGAACTGGCCGCACTGACCGCCCAGGTGCGCGGCGCGAGCGTGAATATCGACCTGTCCGATTTGCGCGGTTACCACTATCACAGCGGCGTGATGTTCACGGCCTATGTGGCGGGCCTTCCGAACTACGTGGCCCGAGGCGGCCGCTACGACAAGGTGGGCGAGGCGTTCGGCCGTGCGCGGCCGGCCACCGGGTTTTCGCTCGACCTGCGCGAGGTGGCGGCGCTGTCGCCCGTGGAAGTGCGCGCCCAGGCGGTGTACGCGCCGTGGGATGCCGATCCGGCGCTGCGCACGACAATTGCCGCGCTGCGCGCCGCAGGCGAGATCGTGATCCAGTCGCTGCCCGGCCATACGCATGAACTCGACGAGTTCAACTGCGACCGCCAGTTGCAGCGCCAGGGCGACACCTGGGTGGTCGTGCCGCGCTGA
- a CDS encoding adenylosuccinate synthase, whose product MSASAVGQGRNVVVIGTQWGDEGKGKIVDWLTDHAKGVVRFQGGHNAGHTLIIGGKKTILRLIPSGIMRESTVCYIGNGVVLSPEALFREIEELEGAGLQVQNRLRISEATTLILPYHVAIDKAREARRGAAKIGTTGRGIGPAYEDKVARRALRVQDLFDPQHFAERLRENVDFHNFMLTQYLGAEAVDYQQILDEMLAYAPRLKPMVADVSAELYAVNAAGGNLMFEGAQGTLLDVDHGTYPFVTSSNCVAGAAAAGAGVGPGRLNYILGITKAYCTRVGAGPFPSELYDNDNPARQDAVGVRLANVGKEFGSVTGRPRRTGWLDAAALKRSVQINGVSGLCMTKLDVLDGLEAINLCVGYELDGKQVDILPRGSDAVANCKPIYEEFPGWNESTFGVKTWDALPEAARVYLKRIEEVVGIPIDMISTGPDRDETILLRHPYQVA is encoded by the coding sequence ATGTCCGCATCCGCAGTAGGCCAGGGACGCAATGTCGTCGTGATCGGAACCCAGTGGGGTGACGAAGGCAAGGGAAAAATCGTCGATTGGCTTACCGATCATGCAAAAGGCGTGGTGCGGTTCCAGGGCGGCCACAACGCTGGCCACACGCTCATCATCGGCGGCAAGAAGACCATCCTGCGACTGATCCCGTCGGGAATCATGCGCGAGAGCACCGTCTGCTACATCGGCAACGGCGTCGTGCTGTCGCCCGAGGCGCTGTTCCGTGAGATCGAGGAACTGGAGGGCGCCGGCCTGCAGGTGCAGAACCGCCTGCGCATTTCCGAAGCCACCACGCTGATCCTGCCGTACCACGTGGCCATCGACAAGGCGCGCGAAGCCCGCCGTGGCGCCGCCAAGATCGGTACCACGGGCCGCGGCATCGGCCCGGCCTACGAGGACAAGGTTGCCCGCCGCGCGCTGCGCGTGCAGGACCTGTTCGATCCGCAGCATTTTGCCGAGCGCCTGCGCGAGAACGTGGACTTCCACAACTTCATGCTGACCCAGTACCTGGGCGCCGAAGCGGTGGACTACCAGCAGATCCTGGACGAAATGCTGGCCTACGCGCCGCGCCTGAAGCCGATGGTGGCCGATGTGTCGGCCGAGCTGTACGCCGTGAACGCGGCCGGCGGCAACCTGATGTTCGAAGGCGCCCAGGGCACGCTGCTGGACGTGGACCATGGCACGTACCCGTTCGTCACGTCGAGCAACTGCGTGGCCGGTGCGGCCGCCGCAGGTGCCGGGGTCGGCCCGGGCCGCCTGAACTACATCCTCGGCATCACCAAGGCCTACTGCACGCGCGTTGGCGCCGGTCCGTTCCCGAGCGAGCTGTACGACAACGACAACCCGGCCCGCCAGGACGCCGTGGGCGTGCGCCTGGCCAACGTCGGCAAGGAATTCGGCTCGGTTACCGGCCGTCCGCGCCGCACGGGCTGGCTCGATGCCGCCGCGCTCAAGCGCTCGGTGCAGATCAACGGCGTGTCGGGCCTGTGCATGACCAAGCTGGACGTGCTGGACGGCCTGGAGGCGATCAACCTCTGCGTCGGCTATGAACTGGACGGCAAGCAGGTGGACATCCTGCCGCGCGGCTCGGACGCCGTGGCGAACTGCAAGCCGATCTACGAGGAATTCCCGGGCTGGAACGAGTCGACGTTCGGCGTGAAGACCTGGGACGCGCTGCCGGAAGCGGCCCGCGTGTACCTGAAGCGGATCGAGGAAGTGGTCGGCATTCCGATCGACATGATCTCGACCGGCCCGGACCGCGACGAGACGATCCTGCTGCGCCATCCGTACCAGGTCGCCTGA
- a CDS encoding phosphoribosyltransferase, translated as MNLPTNDEENLWVSWDEYHRLIARLALNVHESGWKFDKILCLARGGLRVGDQMSRIFDVPLAILATSSYREAAGTQQGDLDIAQYITMTRGELSGKILLVDDLVDSGVTLERVGRHLKERYPAVTDVRSAVLWYKACSKVEPDYHVTFLPSNPWIHQPFEEYDTLRPHNLAAWLKRGKRASLLEDDSAA; from the coding sequence ATGAACCTGCCAACCAATGACGAAGAGAACCTGTGGGTCTCCTGGGATGAATACCACCGCCTGATCGCGCGTCTGGCGCTGAACGTGCACGAGTCGGGCTGGAAGTTCGACAAGATCCTGTGCCTGGCCCGTGGCGGCCTGCGCGTGGGCGACCAGATGTCGCGGATCTTCGACGTGCCGCTGGCCATCCTGGCCACCAGCTCGTACCGCGAGGCAGCCGGCACCCAGCAGGGCGACCTGGACATCGCGCAGTACATCACGATGACCCGTGGCGAACTGTCCGGCAAGATCCTGCTGGTCGATGACCTGGTCGATTCCGGCGTGACGCTGGAACGCGTGGGCCGTCACCTGAAGGAGCGCTATCCGGCCGTGACCGACGTGCGTTCGGCCGTGCTCTGGTACAAGGCGTGCTCGAAGGTCGAGCCGGACTACCACGTGACGTTCCTGCCGTCGAACCCCTGGATCCACCAGCCGTTCGAGGAATACGACACGCTGCGCCCGCACAATCTGGCTGCCTGGCTCAAGCGCGGCAAGCGCGCCAGCCTGCTGGAAGACGACAGCGCCGCCTGA
- a CDS encoding NAD(P)-dependent oxidoreductase, producing MKIAIIGATGNVGSRLTEEAVRRGHAVTALARKASALPARDGVTTRDVDIADAPALTQALAGHDVVISTERFLQTSAAQITAAVKAAGVRRLLVVGGAGSLYVAPGVQLVDTPSFPDAYKAEASAGRDFLNALRGETSLDWTFLSPSALFTPGERTGRFRLGKDDLLTAADGKSWISMEDYAIAMLDEIEQPRHVREHFTVGY from the coding sequence ATGAAGATCGCCATCATCGGTGCCACCGGCAACGTCGGCAGCCGCCTGACCGAGGAGGCTGTGCGGCGCGGCCATGCAGTGACCGCCCTCGCCCGCAAGGCGTCGGCACTACCCGCCCGCGACGGCGTCACGACCCGCGACGTCGACATCGCCGACGCCCCGGCCCTGACGCAGGCCCTGGCTGGCCACGACGTCGTCATCAGCACCGAGCGGTTCCTGCAGACCAGCGCGGCCCAGATCACCGCGGCGGTCAAGGCGGCGGGCGTGCGGCGTCTGCTCGTGGTGGGCGGCGCGGGCAGCCTGTACGTGGCGCCGGGCGTGCAACTGGTCGATACGCCGAGCTTTCCCGATGCCTACAAGGCCGAGGCGTCGGCAGGTCGCGATTTTCTGAATGCGTTGCGGGGCGAGACGTCGCTGGACTGGACGTTCCTGTCGCCGTCCGCCCTGTTCACGCCGGGCGAACGGACGGGCCGGTTCCGCCTGGGGAAGGACGATCTGCTCACCGCCGCAGACGGCAAGAGCTGGATCTCCATGGAAGACTATGCCATCGCCATGCTCGACGAAATCGAGCAGCCCAGGCATGTGCGGGAGCATTTTACGGTGGGGTACTGA
- a CDS encoding Rrf2 family transcriptional regulator, whose amino-acid sequence MSTSSRFAVAVHILTLLAQAEGPVPSSMIAGSVGTNPALIRRMISALTGAGFVTTTMGSTGGAMLARPASAITLLDVFRATETTALITLHQSAPNPACMVGREITGALQTVADRAQAAMDASLQAITIASMLDEVEHAARRRKR is encoded by the coding sequence ATGAGCACCAGTAGCCGGTTCGCCGTCGCCGTTCATATCCTTACCCTGCTGGCACAGGCCGAAGGCCCGGTGCCGTCGTCGATGATCGCCGGCAGCGTCGGTACCAACCCGGCGCTGATCCGGCGCATGATCAGCGCGCTGACCGGGGCGGGGTTCGTGACGACGACGATGGGCAGCACCGGCGGCGCGATGCTGGCGCGGCCGGCGTCCGCCATCACGCTGCTCGACGTGTTCCGCGCCACCGAGACCACCGCGCTGATCACGCTGCACCAGAGCGCGCCTAATCCGGCGTGCATGGTCGGCCGCGAGATCACGGGCGCGCTGCAGACGGTGGCCGATCGCGCCCAGGCGGCCATGGATGCCTCGCTGCAGGCCATCACGATTGCCAGCATGCTCGACGAGGTCGAACATGCGGCCCGGCGCCGCAAGCGCTGA
- the rnr gene encoding ribonuclease R yields the protein MNQNNYPIPSREEILGVLRTSGSPLSAGDIAKALAVTRKEHDGFQKRLAAMERDGQIELNRKGRYELAHQPNFVVGRVQGHRDGFGFLIRDDGEDDIFLPERELQKAMHNDRAQVRVVGYDRRGRPEGQIVEIVERANRFVIGRLLSENGVLVVAPEDKRIGQDILIPPKAQGKARVGQVVSVELVEWPDRYVQPVGRVVEVLGEIDDPGMEIEIAVRKYGVPHEFSAAAAKEAQALPDEVRDADLDHRIDLRDVPLVTIDGEDARDFDDAVYCEPVKIGRTKGWRLIVAIADVSHYVRPGTPLDADALDRATSVYFPRRVIPMLPEKLSNGLCSLNPNVDRLCMVCDAVITAKGELKGYQFYPAVMHSAARLTYNEVWAVLSNTKGPEAHKRAELVPHLQNLYELFQVLLKARRERGAIDFDTTETYIVCNAQGKIEQILPRTRNDAHRLIEECMLTANVCAADFLERFKHPALFRIHAGPSEEKLKNLREFLRTAGLSLGGGDKPQASDYAEVMDKIKSRPDAPMLQTMLLRSMQQAVYSPDNIGHFGLAYEAYAHFTSPIRRYPDLLVHRSIKAILAHTKYRPAFVTGTELNTQISPKARRMQAADAEKRAENAAARARRDEGIWDELGLHCSANERRADEASRDVEAWLKCYFMRDKLGSDFAGTISAVTSFGIFVQLDELYVEGLVHVTELGSDYFQYDEARNELRGERTGIRYRLTDRVRVQVSRVDLDARKIDFRLVQEPSAKTLRARAGVPEQPRVPAAHAVPARKKGRQLAALLGGTSKPEESFDETLDRVIEEQPVFEAVITPVKPREANVGHAAHPGRKAPAGKPEKRAAKPKPAHLKTPRKAAAKRPAKPAGKTGRPARKR from the coding sequence TTGAATCAGAACAACTATCCGATCCCCAGCCGGGAAGAAATCCTCGGCGTACTGAGAACTTCGGGGTCGCCCCTGTCGGCCGGCGATATCGCCAAGGCCCTGGCCGTCACGCGCAAGGAGCATGACGGCTTTCAGAAACGGCTCGCCGCCATGGAGCGCGACGGCCAGATCGAACTGAATCGCAAGGGCCGCTACGAGCTGGCCCATCAACCGAACTTCGTGGTCGGGCGCGTGCAGGGCCATCGCGATGGCTTTGGCTTCCTGATCCGCGACGACGGCGAGGACGACATCTTCCTGCCCGAGCGCGAACTGCAGAAGGCCATGCACAACGACCGCGCGCAGGTGCGCGTGGTGGGGTACGACCGTCGCGGCCGTCCCGAGGGGCAGATCGTCGAGATCGTCGAGCGCGCCAACCGCTTCGTGATCGGCCGCCTGCTGTCCGAAAACGGCGTGCTGGTGGTGGCGCCCGAGGACAAGCGCATCGGGCAGGACATCCTGATCCCGCCCAAGGCGCAGGGCAAGGCCCGCGTCGGCCAGGTGGTCAGCGTCGAGCTGGTCGAATGGCCGGACCGCTACGTGCAGCCCGTGGGCCGCGTGGTGGAGGTGCTGGGCGAGATCGACGACCCCGGCATGGAAATCGAGATCGCGGTGCGCAAGTACGGCGTGCCGCACGAGTTCTCGGCCGCCGCCGCCAAGGAAGCCCAGGCACTGCCCGACGAGGTGCGCGACGCCGATCTGGATCACCGGATCGACCTGCGCGACGTGCCGCTGGTGACGATCGACGGCGAGGATGCGCGCGATTTCGACGACGCGGTCTACTGCGAGCCGGTCAAGATCGGCCGCACCAAGGGCTGGCGCTTGATCGTGGCAATTGCCGACGTGTCGCACTACGTGCGGCCCGGCACGCCGCTGGACGCCGACGCGCTGGACCGTGCCACGTCGGTTTACTTCCCGCGGCGCGTGATCCCGATGCTGCCCGAGAAGTTGTCGAACGGCCTCTGCTCGCTGAACCCGAACGTCGACCGCCTCTGCATGGTCTGCGACGCCGTGATCACGGCCAAGGGCGAGCTGAAGGGGTACCAGTTCTACCCGGCCGTCATGCACTCGGCCGCGCGGCTGACCTACAACGAGGTCTGGGCCGTTCTGTCGAACACCAAGGGCCCGGAGGCGCACAAGCGCGCCGAGCTGGTGCCGCACCTGCAGAACCTGTACGAACTGTTCCAGGTCCTGCTCAAGGCCCGGCGCGAGCGCGGCGCGATCGACTTCGACACCACCGAGACCTACATCGTCTGCAACGCGCAGGGCAAGATCGAGCAGATCCTGCCGCGCACCCGCAACGACGCCCACCGGCTGATCGAGGAATGCATGCTGACGGCCAACGTCTGCGCGGCCGACTTCCTTGAGCGCTTCAAGCATCCGGCGCTGTTCCGCATCCACGCGGGGCCGAGCGAGGAAAAGCTCAAGAACCTGCGCGAATTCCTGCGCACGGCCGGGCTGTCGCTGGGCGGTGGCGACAAGCCGCAGGCATCGGATTACGCCGAGGTGATGGACAAGATCAAGTCCCGCCCCGACGCGCCGATGCTGCAAACGATGCTGCTGCGCTCGATGCAGCAGGCCGTCTACAGCCCGGACAACATCGGCCACTTTGGCCTGGCGTACGAGGCCTACGCCCACTTCACCAGTCCGATCCGCCGCTATCCGGACTTGCTGGTGCACCGCTCGATCAAGGCGATCCTGGCGCATACGAAGTACCGCCCGGCCTTTGTGACGGGCACCGAGCTGAACACGCAGATTTCGCCGAAGGCACGCCGCATGCAGGCGGCCGACGCCGAGAAGCGCGCCGAGAACGCCGCCGCCCGCGCCCGCCGCGACGAGGGCATCTGGGACGAACTGGGGCTGCACTGCTCGGCCAACGAACGCCGCGCGGACGAAGCCTCGCGCGACGTCGAAGCCTGGCTGAAGTGCTACTTCATGCGCGACAAGCTCGGCAGCGACTTCGCCGGCACGATCAGCGCGGTTACCTCGTTCGGCATCTTCGTGCAGCTCGACGAGCTGTACGTGGAGGGGCTGGTGCACGTGACCGAACTGGGCAGCGACTACTTCCAGTACGACGAGGCGCGCAACGAACTGCGCGGCGAGCGCACCGGCATCCGCTACCGGCTGACCGATCGCGTGCGCGTGCAGGTGTCCCGCGTGGACCTGGACGCGCGCAAGATCGACTTCCGCCTGGTGCAGGAGCCGTCGGCCAAGACGCTGCGCGCCCGCGCCGGCGTGCCCGAACAGCCGCGCGTACCGGCCGCCCACGCGGTGCCGGCGCGCAAGAAGGGCCGCCAGCTGGCGGCGCTGCTGGGCGGAACGTCGAAGCCGGAGGAATCGTTCGACGAAACGCTCGACCGCGTGATCGAAGAGCAACCCGTGTTCGAAGCGGTGATCACGCCGGTCAAGCCGCGTGAAGCCAATGTCGGACATGCCGCACATCCGGGCCGCAAGGCGCCGGCCGGCAAGCCGGAAAAGCGTGCGGCCAAGCCCAAGCCCGCGCACCTGAAGACGCCGCGCAAGGCGGCGGCCAAGCGGCCGGCCAAGCCGGCTGGCAAGACGGGACGCCCGGCCCGCAAGCGGTAA
- the rlmB gene encoding 23S rRNA (guanosine(2251)-2'-O)-methyltransferase RlmB: MAKHKLLIGFHAVNARLRQNAQSVSDIYIEANRKDRRMQDFIRLAESLGVTLHPVDADRLRGMAGTDRHQGVVARADDISLALNLDELLDGIEGTPLLLVLDGVTDPHNLGACLRVADGAGAHAVIAPKDRSVGLNATVAKVASGAAETVPYITVTNLARTLRELQERGVWVVGTADGTEKALYDVDLKGPTAIVMGAEGEGMRRLTRETCDDLVAIPMAGGVESLNVSVASGVCLYEAVRQRRG; the protein is encoded by the coding sequence ATGGCCAAACACAAACTTCTGATCGGCTTTCACGCCGTCAACGCCCGCCTGCGCCAGAACGCGCAGAGCGTCTCCGACATCTACATCGAAGCGAACCGCAAGGACCGCCGCATGCAGGACTTCATCCGCCTGGCGGAGAGTCTTGGCGTGACGCTGCATCCCGTCGACGCCGACCGCCTGCGCGGCATGGCCGGCACCGACCGCCACCAGGGCGTGGTGGCACGCGCGGACGATATCTCGCTGGCGCTGAACCTGGACGAACTGCTGGACGGCATCGAAGGCACGCCGCTGCTGCTGGTGCTCGATGGCGTCACCGATCCGCATAACCTCGGCGCGTGCCTGCGCGTGGCCGATGGCGCCGGCGCCCATGCCGTGATCGCGCCGAAAGACCGCAGCGTCGGCCTGAACGCCACCGTGGCGAAGGTTGCCAGCGGCGCGGCCGAAACCGTTCCCTATATCACCGTGACCAACCTGGCCCGCACGCTGCGCGAGCTGCAGGAGCGCGGCGTCTGGGTCGTCGGCACGGCCGACGGCACCGAGAAGGCGCTCTACGACGTGGACCTGAAGGGCCCGACGGCAATCGTCATGGGTGCGGAAGGCGAGGGCATGCGCCGCCTGACGCGCGAGACGTGCGACGACCTGGTCGCCATCCCGATGGCGGGCGGCGTGGAAAGCCTGAACGTGTCGGTGGCCAGCGGCGTGTGCCTGTACGAGGCGGTCCGCCAGCGCCGGGGCTGA
- a CDS encoding SIR2 family NAD-dependent protein deacylase, with the protein MAGDAATLEQARTWIATAQNIFVLTGAGISAESGVPTFRDALTGLWARFDPEELATEVAYRRQPALVWQWYQHRRELVAAARPNPAHYALAALARQKSVTLITQNIDGLHQQAGSEHVVELHGNLFANKWLDSCGRCDTVPPVAGDPPHCALCGAMMRPGVVWFGEDLPRVARFRADHAAQTCDLCLVVGTSGLVYPAAALPGLAKEHGARVIVVNPQPSALDQTADLVVSAAAGDALPKLWPPAT; encoded by the coding sequence ATGGCCGGGGATGCCGCCACGCTGGAGCAGGCCCGCACGTGGATCGCCACGGCGCAAAACATCTTCGTGCTGACCGGCGCGGGGATTTCCGCCGAGTCGGGCGTACCGACGTTCCGCGACGCGCTGACCGGCCTCTGGGCCCGCTTCGATCCCGAGGAACTGGCCACGGAGGTCGCCTACCGGCGCCAGCCGGCGCTGGTGTGGCAGTGGTACCAGCACCGGCGCGAGCTGGTGGCGGCGGCCCGGCCGAATCCCGCGCACTACGCGCTGGCGGCGCTGGCCAGGCAGAAATCGGTAACGCTGATTACGCAGAATATCGACGGGCTGCACCAGCAGGCCGGCAGCGAGCACGTGGTGGAGCTGCACGGCAACCTGTTCGCCAACAAGTGGCTCGATAGCTGCGGCCGGTGCGACACCGTGCCGCCCGTGGCCGGCGATCCGCCGCACTGTGCGCTATGCGGCGCGATGATGCGCCCCGGTGTGGTCTGGTTTGGCGAGGACCTGCCGCGCGTGGCCCGCTTCCGGGCCGATCACGCGGCGCAGACGTGCGATCTCTGTCTGGTGGTGGGGACTTCGGGACTGGTCTATCCGGCCGCGGCACTGCCGGGCCTGGCGAAAGAGCACGGCGCCCGGGTCATCGTCGTGAACCCGCAGCCGTCGGCGCTGGACCAGACGGCCGACCTGGTGGTGTCGGCCGCGGCCGGTGACGCGCTGCCAAAGCTCTGGCCGCCAGCCACCTGA